The Leucobacter sp. UCMA 4100 genome window below encodes:
- the hpf gene encoding ribosome hibernation-promoting factor, HPF/YfiA family: MDVHIHGRNVDITDRFESYVESKTEKLEALLPKAQTFNVKVSRLSDKSPKHGDRVEITIVGSGPVIRAESSGSDKYTAFDIAYGRILERVRRAKDRRQDRRGKGRTSLGDAASNDFSGVGITPASLDTVNAVANGQQVAQASEGDDVYTPVVIRSKEFPAARLTVEEAVDQMELVGHDFFLFVDDSNGRSSVVYRRKGWNYGVISLDDAA, encoded by the coding sequence ATGGACGTGCATATCCACGGACGAAATGTTGATATTACAGACCGATTCGAAAGCTACGTTGAGTCAAAAACCGAGAAGCTCGAGGCGCTCCTGCCGAAGGCTCAGACGTTTAACGTTAAGGTTTCGCGGCTCAGCGATAAGAGCCCAAAGCACGGTGACCGTGTCGAAATTACCATCGTTGGTTCAGGCCCAGTGATCCGGGCCGAATCGTCAGGCAGTGACAAGTACACCGCCTTTGACATCGCCTACGGTCGCATTCTTGAGCGTGTGCGCCGGGCCAAAGATCGCAGGCAAGATCGCCGTGGCAAGGGCCGCACCTCACTCGGTGACGCGGCCTCGAACGACTTCAGTGGCGTCGGTATTACTCCCGCTTCGCTCGACACCGTGAACGCGGTGGCCAATGGCCAGCAGGTCGCGCAGGCGAGCGAGGGTGACGACGTGTATACGCCGGTCGTCATACGCTCGAAGGAGTTCCCGGCTGCAAGGCTCACGGTCGAAGAGGCCGTCGACCAGATGGAGCTCGTGGGGCACGACTTCTTCTTGTTCGTCGATGACAGCAACGGTCGTTCGAGCGTTGTCTACCGCCGTAAGGGCTGGAACTACGGGGTGATCTCACTCGACGACGCAGCCTAA
- a CDS encoding ComF family protein, whose amino-acid sequence MAETLFQAILRDLLALLWPSSCLGCGRPDRDWCAECAAGFARSHRLIDVPHDSGEARAGLIRGRWIAAAPYADVMRHLIVRYKHHGQRSFAAALAGALEGPLDEVMSGGPPDEVLVVAMPSRKEAVRRRGYRPLEEILRLVRFADGRRLGRAELRRGRVLAATRGRTGQVGLGIAERRRNAARLRVASGAQVDGRCVVLVDDIVTTGATLNAATAALEASGARVLGAAVLAVTLTRHDRISARLGRIAQLNSQYEEERGNV is encoded by the coding sequence ATGGCCGAAACCCTCTTCCAAGCGATCTTGCGCGACCTGCTCGCGCTCCTGTGGCCCTCGTCGTGCCTCGGGTGCGGCAGGCCAGACCGTGACTGGTGCGCCGAGTGCGCGGCAGGCTTTGCCCGCTCGCACCGGCTCATCGACGTGCCCCACGACAGCGGCGAGGCACGGGCCGGTCTCATTCGAGGGCGGTGGATCGCTGCCGCCCCATACGCAGACGTCATGCGTCACCTCATCGTGCGCTACAAGCACCATGGCCAGCGCTCGTTCGCGGCTGCGCTCGCCGGGGCGCTCGAGGGGCCGCTCGACGAAGTAATGAGCGGCGGGCCACCAGACGAGGTGCTCGTCGTCGCGATGCCCTCTCGAAAGGAAGCGGTGCGCAGGCGCGGGTACCGGCCCCTCGAAGAGATCCTGCGGCTCGTGCGCTTCGCTGACGGGCGCAGGCTCGGCCGGGCTGAGCTGCGACGAGGCCGCGTGCTCGCGGCGACCCGCGGCCGCACGGGGCAGGTGGGGCTCGGCATCGCTGAGCGGCGGCGCAATGCCGCAAGGCTCAGAGTTGCCTCTGGCGCGCAGGTCGATGGCCGCTGCGTGGTGCTCGTTGACGACATCGTGACGACGGGCGCGACGCTGAACGCGGCGACGGCTGCGCTCGAGGCGAGCGGCGCCCGGGTGCTCGGCGCCGCGGTGCTGGCGGTGACGCTCACGAGGCACGACCGAATTTCTGCGCGTTTGGGGCGAATCGCTCAACTGAACTCGCAATACGAAGAAGAGAGGGGTAACGTGTGA
- a CDS encoding LpqB family beta-propeller domain-containing protein, with product MMTRRMRMLAATGVTLAALTLTSCHGIPVAGGVHQGLTDLAQAEQEVQYRPDSPMPDATQEEIVRGFLQAASSASNNYDIARQFLTDDYRDQWDPNQSVTIDEGTRKYPIIEDIPMEGEDEIVSVVVNGIASVDERGVLTQLDADESSPFQFGLQEQDGEWRIASAPNGVILDRATFLEVWSVHQLYFTGPKSTLVSDTRWFLKRATMGSHIINQLLAGPTDELTGVAVSSFPTGTKLSSDSVIIEGGTARIDFSSEFEAITEEGRKLVDMQLSSSLYALAGVSKYVVTVGGVEIMSGQVALAQTLMPPKPEGGTSVGVMHSKGYGVLGSTGITADPSYSKVLMPMNPERIVMSRDGRAAVVLAEDGLHWATPQTSFLFDDRPGLLEPTTDPSGYVWTFDPAKPEQINLWHPVSDNITLPTPELVDEKVVAMRLSPDGNRIAILVDDDGASKVLVTGVVRDDNGVPQRFVGLGSPQENWVYGAPLDIDWVDTQRVGVLSAGEGDSTRFTLTGPGLLAETRAGVSKATTIRGGGRLQLTYLLTASGEVLSPQGTSSWQRQAQDISVVTKRG from the coding sequence ATGATGACACGACGCATGCGCATGCTGGCAGCCACCGGCGTGACCCTCGCGGCGCTCACCCTCACCTCGTGCCACGGCATTCCCGTTGCGGGCGGAGTGCACCAGGGCCTCACCGACCTCGCGCAGGCCGAGCAAGAGGTGCAGTACCGGCCCGATTCGCCCATGCCCGACGCGACGCAGGAAGAGATTGTGCGTGGGTTCTTGCAGGCCGCCTCTTCGGCCTCCAATAACTACGACATTGCGCGCCAGTTTTTGACCGATGATTATCGAGACCAGTGGGATCCGAACCAGTCGGTCACGATTGACGAGGGAACCCGAAAGTACCCGATCATCGAAGATATTCCGATGGAGGGCGAAGACGAGATCGTGAGCGTCGTGGTCAACGGCATCGCTTCGGTCGACGAGCGCGGGGTGCTCACGCAGCTCGACGCTGACGAGAGCTCGCCGTTCCAGTTCGGGCTCCAGGAACAAGACGGCGAGTGGCGCATCGCCTCTGCGCCCAACGGCGTGATACTCGACCGCGCAACCTTTCTCGAGGTGTGGTCGGTGCACCAGCTCTACTTCACCGGCCCCAAGTCGACCCTGGTCTCTGACACGCGCTGGTTCTTGAAGCGGGCCACGATGGGCTCGCACATCATCAACCAGCTGCTCGCAGGGCCCACCGACGAGCTCACCGGCGTTGCCGTCTCGTCGTTCCCGACGGGCACGAAGCTCTCGAGCGACTCGGTCATCATCGAGGGCGGCACGGCGCGCATCGACTTCTCGTCTGAGTTCGAAGCCATCACCGAAGAAGGGCGCAAGCTCGTCGACATGCAGCTCTCGTCATCGCTTTACGCGCTCGCGGGAGTTTCGAAGTACGTCGTGACCGTCGGCGGGGTCGAGATCATGAGCGGCCAGGTGGCGCTCGCGCAAACGCTCATGCCGCCAAAGCCCGAGGGTGGAACGAGCGTCGGCGTCATGCACAGCAAGGGCTATGGCGTGCTCGGCTCGACGGGCATCACGGCCGACCCGAGCTACTCGAAGGTGCTCATGCCCATGAACCCCGAGCGCATCGTCATGAGCCGTGATGGTAGGGCCGCCGTGGTGCTCGCCGAAGACGGGCTGCACTGGGCGACACCGCAAACCTCGTTCCTCTTTGACGACCGGCCCGGCCTGCTCGAACCCACGACCGACCCGAGCGGCTACGTGTGGACCTTCGACCCCGCGAAACCCGAGCAAATCAATCTGTGGCACCCGGTGAGCGACAACATCACGCTCCCGACTCCCGAGCTGGTTGACGAGAAGGTGGTCGCGATGCGGCTCTCGCCCGACGGCAACCGCATTGCGATTCTCGTTGACGACGACGGCGCCAGCAAGGTGCTCGTGACCGGCGTCGTTCGTGACGACAACGGGGTTCCGCAGCGCTTCGTTGGCCTGGGGTCGCCGCAGGAGAACTGGGTGTACGGTGCTCCGCTCGACATCGACTGGGTCGACACGCAGCGCGTCGGGGTACTGAGCGCGGGCGAGGGCGACTCGACTCGTTTCACGCTCACAGGCCCCGGTTTGCTCGCCGAAACCCGTGCGGGAGTCTCGAAGGCTACAACGATTCGGGGTGGCGGGCGGCTGCAACTGACCTACCTACTCACCGCTTCTGGCGAGGTGCTGAGCCCCCAGGGCACGTCGAGCTGGCAACGCCAGGCGCAAGATATTTCGGTGGTCACGAAGCGCGGCTAG
- the mtrB gene encoding MtrAB system histidine kinase MtrB, with the protein MNKLRSIGRRVGEPIVASRDRVRDVWRHSMKVRTMTITGVMTGLMIFISGTFILASVSDDLFTQQRDEILHDSARATVLAQQTIDSAGSSDPRALGSVVNAMRRSVSNMSASDYLVFRRQSDQPRSVDAPLDSTIGPEFSEFISDDLRNSLLEGDAPQYWQSIEIVKPDGSTVPGLAVGSTLQLPGEAGHYDLILGYDLSETDSIYGFISRTLVFTGFFLMLLIGALVYGITRLVFQPIRSAADTSRKLAKGDSNARMPLQNDEYFDQLAGNFNLMADTLQTRITELDDLSTMQQRFVSDVSHELRTPLTTMKLASQVLASNSDGLSGGQSRAIEVMSEQVDRFEALLADLLEISRYDAGQVAISTEPTNLVRLTEEVIEGLAPLSKQPIELHALGGYAPIEVDPRRIRRIVSNLVGNAIEHGEDKPIEVRVDSNGSATAISVRDWGIGMNEEATERVFERFWRADPSRKRTLGGTGLGLAIAREDATVHGGVLEVWSKPGQGTNFRLTLPRDEGGAGFFSPLPLIPEDMPEASETFDTTGGWLKRPLRRLKKGDKR; encoded by the coding sequence GTGAACAAACTGAGGTCGATCGGGCGCCGAGTAGGCGAGCCGATCGTCGCGTCTCGCGACAGGGTTCGCGACGTCTGGCGCCACTCGATGAAGGTGCGCACCATGACGATCACGGGCGTCATGACGGGCCTCATGATTTTCATCTCTGGCACCTTCATTCTTGCCAGCGTGAGCGACGATCTCTTCACGCAACAGCGCGACGAAATTTTGCACGACTCGGCCAGGGCAACGGTGCTGGCGCAGCAAACGATTGACAGTGCCGGCTCGAGCGATCCGCGTGCCCTCGGTAGCGTGGTCAACGCGATGCGCCGCTCGGTCTCGAACATGTCGGCCTCAGACTATCTCGTGTTTCGCAGGCAGTCTGACCAGCCGCGCTCGGTCGATGCGCCGCTCGACTCGACCATCGGCCCCGAATTCTCTGAGTTCATTTCTGACGACCTGCGCAACTCGCTACTCGAGGGCGATGCGCCGCAGTACTGGCAATCGATCGAGATCGTGAAGCCCGACGGCAGCACGGTACCCGGGCTCGCGGTTGGCTCGACACTGCAACTGCCGGGAGAGGCGGGGCACTACGACCTCATTCTCGGCTACGACTTGAGCGAGACCGACTCGATCTACGGCTTCATCTCGCGCACGCTCGTGTTCACCGGCTTCTTCCTGATGCTGCTCATCGGAGCGCTCGTGTACGGCATCACCCGCCTCGTGTTCCAGCCGATCCGCTCGGCAGCCGATACGAGCCGCAAGCTCGCGAAGGGCGACTCGAACGCGCGCATGCCACTGCAAAATGACGAATACTTCGACCAGCTTGCCGGCAACTTCAACCTCATGGCCGACACCCTGCAAACTCGCATTACCGAGCTCGACGACCTCTCGACGATGCAGCAACGCTTCGTCTCAGACGTGTCGCACGAACTGCGTACGCCGCTCACGACAATGAAGCTCGCGTCGCAGGTGCTCGCATCGAACTCTGACGGGCTCTCGGGCGGCCAATCTCGCGCCATCGAGGTCATGAGCGAACAGGTTGACCGCTTCGAAGCGCTGCTCGCCGACCTGCTCGAGATCTCGCGCTACGACGCCGGCCAGGTCGCGATCTCAACCGAACCAACGAACCTCGTGCGCCTCACCGAAGAGGTCATCGAGGGGCTCGCTCCGCTCTCAAAGCAACCCATCGAATTGCATGCGCTCGGCGGGTACGCGCCCATCGAAGTCGATCCGCGTCGCATCAGGCGCATCGTTTCGAACCTCGTTGGCAACGCGATCGAGCACGGCGAAGACAAACCCATCGAGGTGCGCGTCGACTCAAACGGCTCGGCGACCGCGATCTCGGTGCGCGACTGGGGCATCGGCATGAACGAAGAAGCCACCGAGCGAGTGTTCGAGCGGTTCTGGCGGGCCGACCCCTCGCGCAAGCGCACCCTTGGCGGCACGGGCCTCGGGCTCGCGATCGCGCGCGAAGACGCGACGGTGCACGGCGGCGTGCTCGAGGTGTGGTCGAAGCCGGGGCAGGGCACGAACTTCAGACTCACGCTGCCGCGCGACGAGGGTGGGGCGGGCTTCTTCTCGCCACTGCCGCTCATTCCCGAAGACATGCCAGAGGCGAGCGAAACCTTTGACACGACCGGCGGGTGGCTCAAGCGCCCGCTGCGCAGGCTGAAGAAGGGAGACAAGCGATGA
- the mtrA gene encoding MtrAB system response regulator MtrA, with protein sequence MSSRILVVDDDSALAEMLTMVLEGEGYQVEHAVDGNEALELFESWKPDLVLLDVMLPFMNGIQVCGRIRETSGLPIIMLTARTDTDDIVRGLEAGADDYVVKPFNPAELLARIRARLRDQSENEPEVLRVADLTIDVAAHEVTRGGELIPLTPLEFDLLVILARKPQQVHSREMLLEKVWGYQYKADTRLVNVHVQRLRAKVEQDPDNPQVVLTVRGVGYRAGVPLE encoded by the coding sequence ATGAGTTCAAGGATCCTTGTCGTCGATGACGACAGCGCACTCGCCGAAATGCTCACCATGGTGCTCGAAGGCGAGGGCTACCAGGTTGAGCATGCCGTCGACGGAAATGAGGCCCTCGAACTATTCGAGAGCTGGAAGCCAGATCTCGTGCTGCTCGACGTCATGTTGCCATTCATGAACGGTATTCAGGTGTGCGGGCGCATTCGCGAGACGTCGGGCCTTCCCATCATCATGCTCACGGCGCGCACCGACACCGACGACATTGTGCGCGGGCTCGAGGCCGGCGCCGACGACTACGTGGTCAAACCCTTCAATCCGGCCGAGCTGCTCGCTCGCATCAGGGCAAGGCTGCGCGACCAGAGCGAGAACGAGCCAGAGGTGCTGCGCGTTGCTGATCTCACGATCGACGTTGCGGCGCACGAGGTGACGCGGGGCGGCGAGCTCATTCCCCTCACCCCGCTCGAGTTTGACCTGCTCGTGATTCTCGCGCGCAAACCCCAGCAGGTGCACAGCCGCGAGATGCTGCTCGAAAAGGTCTGGGGCTACCAGTACAAGGCCGACACGCGACTCGTCAACGTGCACGTGCAGCGACTGCGCGCGAAGGTCGAGCAAGATCCCGATAACCCGCAGGTGGTTCTCACGGTGCGTGGCGTGGGGTACCGCGCGGGCGTTCCGCTCGAGTAA
- a CDS encoding catalase produces the protein MADQKITTTQTGTPIASDEHSLTVGNDGPTVLHDRYLVEKLAAFNRERVPERNPHAKGGGAFGEFVVTEDVSQYTRAAVFQKGAKSETLIRFSSVAGEQGSPDTWRDVRGFSLRFYTTEGNLDIVGNNTPTFFIRDGIKFPDFIHSQKRLGDSGLRDADMQWDFWTLSPESAHQVTYLMGDRGLSKSWRHLNGYGSHTYQWINADGERFWVKYHFISHQGVEHMEADEAERLAGSDADYYRRDLFDSIERGDYPSWDVYVQIMPYEEAKTYRFNPFDLTKTWPQADYPRIKVGTFTLNRNPVNFFAEIEQAAFSPGNQVPGTGISPDKMLMARVFSYPDAQRYRVGTNYNQLPVNQPHATEANNYMHQGNMQYHFPPASQRVYHPNSFGAAGGPAVDAQAGVEASWESDGELVRAAATLRADDGDFVQPGILYRDVFSAESKERFHNTLAGQAAAITIDEIRERFFQYWTNVDEGLGQILRDLYAKGEGTAATDSHESAE, from the coding sequence ATGGCTGATCAGAAGATCACGACCACGCAGACCGGCACCCCTATCGCAAGCGATGAGCACTCACTCACCGTTGGCAACGACGGCCCCACGGTTCTGCACGACCGTTACCTCGTAGAGAAGCTCGCAGCGTTCAACCGCGAGCGTGTTCCCGAGCGTAACCCGCACGCGAAGGGTGGCGGCGCCTTTGGTGAGTTCGTTGTAACCGAAGACGTGTCGCAGTACACTCGCGCTGCAGTGTTCCAGAAGGGCGCAAAGTCTGAGACGCTCATTCGTTTCTCGTCGGTTGCTGGCGAGCAGGGCTCACCTGACACCTGGCGCGACGTGCGCGGCTTCTCGCTGCGTTTCTACACGACCGAGGGCAACCTCGACATCGTGGGCAACAACACCCCGACGTTCTTTATTCGCGACGGCATTAAGTTCCCTGACTTCATTCACTCGCAGAAGCGCCTTGGCGATTCAGGTCTGCGCGATGCAGACATGCAGTGGGATTTCTGGACCCTCTCACCCGAGTCGGCACACCAGGTCACGTACCTCATGGGCGACCGTGGTCTCTCGAAGTCGTGGCGCCACCTGAATGGTTACGGTTCACACACCTACCAGTGGATCAATGCCGACGGCGAGCGTTTCTGGGTCAAGTACCATTTCATCTCACACCAGGGCGTTGAGCACATGGAGGCCGATGAGGCCGAGCGCCTCGCGGGCAGCGACGCCGACTACTACCGTCGCGACCTGTTCGACTCGATCGAGCGTGGCGACTACCCGTCGTGGGATGTCTACGTGCAGATCATGCCGTACGAAGAGGCGAAGACCTACCGCTTCAACCCGTTCGACCTCACGAAGACCTGGCCTCAGGCTGACTACCCCCGCATCAAGGTGGGTACGTTCACGCTGAACCGTAACCCGGTCAACTTCTTCGCAGAGATCGAGCAGGCAGCGTTCTCGCCCGGCAACCAGGTTCCCGGCACCGGCATCTCACCTGACAAGATGCTCATGGCTCGCGTATTCTCGTACCCCGACGCTCAGCGTTACCGCGTCGGCACGAACTACAACCAGCTGCCGGTCAACCAGCCTCACGCAACCGAGGCCAACAACTACATGCACCAGGGCAACATGCAGTACCACTTCCCGCCCGCATCGCAGCGCGTCTACCACCCGAACTCGTTCGGCGCGGCAGGCGGACCCGCGGTTGATGCTCAGGCTGGCGTCGAAGCTTCGTGGGAGTCAGACGGCGAGCTCGTACGCGCCGCAGCAACCCTGCGCGCCGACGACGGTGACTTCGTACAGCCCGGCATTCTCTACCGCGACGTGTTCTCGGCTGAGTCGAAGGAGCGGTTCCACAACACGCTCGCCGGCCAGGCCGCTGCGATCACGATCGACGAGATTCGCGAGCGCTTCTTCCAGTACTGGACGAACGTTGACGAGGGCCTCGGCCAGATTCTGCGCGACCTCTACGCCAAGGGCGAGGGCACCGCAGCGACCGACTCACACGAGTCGGCAGAGTAA
- a CDS encoding Fur family transcriptional regulator — MTQQLHLGAAERLKGAGLRSTAPRRAVLEALHPGGHLDAAELFRLVQRELPDTTLQTMYVVLSALTDAGLVRKIEPAGSAARYEVRVGDNHHHLICQGCGRIEDVACTIGHAPCLTPGETHNFHIHTAEVTFVGLCPDCYDGTDESPEKG, encoded by the coding sequence ATGACACAGCAACTCCACCTTGGTGCCGCCGAGCGGCTGAAGGGTGCTGGGCTGCGATCGACCGCGCCTCGACGTGCCGTGCTTGAGGCGCTGCACCCGGGCGGGCACCTCGATGCTGCCGAGCTTTTCCGGCTCGTGCAGCGGGAGCTTCCCGACACCACATTACAGACCATGTACGTGGTGCTCTCGGCGCTCACCGACGCGGGGCTCGTGCGCAAGATCGAGCCGGCTGGCTCAGCTGCGAGGTACGAGGTGCGGGTGGGCGACAACCACCATCACCTCATCTGTCAGGGCTGCGGGCGCATCGAAGATGTTGCCTGCACGATTGGCCACGCGCCATGCCTGACTCCCGGCGAGACGCACAATTTTCACATCCACACAGCCGAAGTAACGTTCGTGGGCCTGTGCCCCGACTGCTACGACGGAACAGACGAATCACCAGAGAAAGGGTAA
- a CDS encoding MFS transporter encodes MVVGDRASWWALFAHAVLVQALSYGLRSSVSYEFLGLGLGGSWLGYSAAAFALPPLLLAIPSGVLVRRCGERFVLVVGALFFLLSVLLLGVGRDQALVLLLASSLIGCGVLFSVVAEQAWVMKKAAKHRLDFTFGMYTFATSGGQMLGPLMLMLPAYAAFEHGVFAEARSLGGVSLVLSLLLVAFSAVIRSEKTQVNAQVNAHGDPASVTRSTGLLRQRGIISALFVSSVVLTSLDLVIVYVPLLADELGLPVAAASALLVVRGAVTMLSRLLLSVFTARVGRRAALMIGCLFAGVGLACFAVVPVVWLLMIAIAVYGLAAGVVQPLTMSWMTLVTTPEQRPVAAALRLVGNRVGQTTLPLAASFLAGFGGATMVFALMATLLTCSAVTARQAPNDR; translated from the coding sequence GTGGTGGTAGGAGACCGGGCAAGCTGGTGGGCCCTCTTTGCCCATGCGGTACTCGTGCAGGCTTTGAGCTACGGGTTGCGTTCTTCGGTCTCTTATGAATTTCTCGGGCTTGGTCTAGGCGGATCTTGGCTCGGTTATTCTGCTGCCGCGTTTGCGTTGCCACCTCTGCTCCTCGCGATTCCATCGGGCGTGCTGGTGCGGAGATGCGGCGAACGGTTCGTGCTCGTTGTGGGGGCGCTGTTTTTTCTCCTCTCGGTTCTTCTTTTGGGAGTGGGGCGCGACCAGGCCCTTGTGTTGCTCTTAGCCTCATCGCTGATTGGCTGCGGGGTGCTCTTCTCTGTTGTCGCTGAACAAGCCTGGGTGATGAAAAAAGCTGCGAAGCACCGTCTCGACTTCACGTTCGGCATGTACACATTTGCCACCTCTGGCGGCCAAATGCTGGGGCCGCTTATGCTTATGCTTCCTGCGTATGCGGCATTCGAACATGGTGTCTTCGCCGAAGCCAGGAGCCTCGGCGGTGTGAGCCTCGTGCTTTCGTTGCTGCTTGTCGCGTTCTCAGCAGTGATACGGTCTGAAAAGACTCAGGTGAACGCTCAGGTGAACGCTCACGGTGATCCTGCTTCGGTGACGAGAAGTACGGGACTGCTGAGGCAACGGGGCATTATTTCGGCCTTGTTCGTGAGTAGTGTGGTGCTCACCTCACTCGACCTGGTAATTGTGTATGTGCCCCTTCTCGCTGATGAACTCGGGCTTCCGGTCGCGGCTGCAAGTGCGCTGCTTGTTGTGCGGGGTGCTGTCACGATGCTCTCGCGGCTGCTTCTCTCTGTGTTCACTGCCAGAGTGGGGCGTCGAGCCGCGTTAATGATCGGTTGCCTCTTTGCGGGGGTGGGGCTTGCCTGCTTCGCAGTGGTGCCCGTCGTGTGGCTTTTGATGATTGCCATAGCGGTATACGGTCTTGCGGCTGGAGTGGTGCAACCTTTGACTATGTCATGGATGACGCTCGTGACTACCCCAGAGCAGCGGCCTGTCGCGGCAGCGCTGAGACTCGTAGGCAACCGCGTTGGCCAGACGACGTTGCCGCTTGCGGCAAGCTTCCTTGCAGGGTTCGGAGGAGCGACAATGGTGTTCGCTTTGATGGCAACGCTGTTGACCTGCTCGGCGGTTACTGCTCGACAGGCGCCAAACGACCGTTAG
- a CDS encoding ABC transporter substrate-binding protein, whose amino-acid sequence MKRKTLKGLAFITMAGLVLTGCSSSEKPASEAKAGEDLVIDGELIAKADVYADALDEGSLVFYTGASEVSEQQVADEFSELTGIQVEIVRLAPNKLQERVLSENAAGKLGADLVRISGEDLIVALAEDGVFTETELTDDISGALIDGVVFDDGKYFSSFDRVYSFGYNNQVLSEDEAPKNWADLTDTKYSGQFGLVQVGAGGSTAALTRFQLDQLGEDWLKDIAANEPRVFDSSANLTDALARGEIQIGTVPIGTAYSAILEGAPITIAMPEEGAAAYPFYVGQTSASKRSNAATVFINWLLSENGQALASSLGDYPVHQGAANPTIGDVELPAADSGFAYRATLEDSLEHLQSDAKTWMDIFDYNG is encoded by the coding sequence ATGAAACGCAAAACACTGAAAGGCTTAGCCTTCATCACTATGGCCGGGCTTGTGCTCACCGGCTGCTCATCATCCGAGAAGCCTGCTTCTGAGGCAAAGGCAGGTGAAGACCTCGTGATCGACGGCGAGCTTATCGCCAAAGCCGACGTATACGCAGATGCGCTTGACGAAGGAAGCCTTGTCTTCTACACGGGGGCGAGTGAAGTCTCTGAGCAGCAGGTCGCAGACGAGTTCAGCGAGCTCACCGGCATCCAAGTTGAGATCGTGCGGTTGGCTCCGAACAAGCTGCAGGAGCGAGTACTGAGCGAGAACGCCGCCGGTAAACTTGGCGCCGACCTTGTGCGCATCTCGGGCGAAGATCTGATTGTTGCCCTCGCTGAAGACGGGGTATTTACCGAGACTGAGCTGACTGACGACATCAGCGGCGCACTCATCGACGGAGTGGTCTTTGACGACGGAAAGTACTTCAGTAGTTTCGATCGTGTCTACAGCTTTGGCTATAACAATCAGGTTCTTTCTGAAGATGAGGCACCAAAGAACTGGGCTGATCTGACCGATACCAAGTACTCGGGCCAGTTTGGTCTTGTACAGGTTGGTGCTGGTGGAAGCACCGCGGCACTGACCCGTTTCCAGCTTGATCAGCTCGGCGAAGACTGGCTCAAAGATATTGCCGCGAATGAACCGCGCGTCTTCGACTCTTCAGCAAACCTGACTGATGCACTCGCGCGCGGCGAGATCCAGATTGGCACTGTGCCCATTGGTACTGCGTATTCTGCAATTCTTGAGGGAGCACCGATCACGATCGCTATGCCTGAAGAAGGCGCAGCCGCGTACCCCTTCTACGTGGGGCAGACCTCGGCTTCGAAGCGCTCAAATGCGGCCACGGTCTTTATCAACTGGCTTCTCTCAGAGAACGGCCAAGCTCTCGCTTCATCGCTCGGTGACTACCCCGTGCACCAGGGTGCTGCGAACCCTACGATCGGCGATGTCGAACTCCCTGCAGCTGATTCTGGCTTTGCCTACCGTGCGACGCTTGAAGACTCGCTCGAGCATCTCCAGAGCGACGCGAAGACCTGGATGGATATCTTCGACTACAACGGCTAG